Proteins encoded in a region of the Candidatus Binatia bacterium genome:
- a CDS encoding Asd/ArgC dimerization domain-containing protein — MTGPRVTIVGDDAEISEQILRVLLERGFGLEGIRALGGEGGAGDFIEVDQENRLRVERADALGLAGADAVLFSGDGDLASELVDHVPHGVLVLDATPAASARTGSVPIVPEVNADLVGAIGASGPLALASPATVGLAVALAPLHEAGRVRRVVTTVMYPASTNGRDGAQRLSRQSVALMQGAGLDEELDPEHFAFNLRPQRGDYDSPWSADEHVLAREISAIFGEPAIEVVATGVRAPVFYGIGQSVYVETEEPLDPDEAERLLLRGRGLLVAGSTQAGEQDEGRPEDETPIEALDLSPGPIEVAGSDAVHVAHVRADPHRDGALAFWLCLDDQRKGVALNAVATLEIALRDARG, encoded by the coding sequence ATGACCGGCCCGCGTGTGACCATCGTCGGAGACGATGCGGAGATCTCCGAACAGATCCTGCGCGTCCTTCTCGAGCGCGGGTTCGGACTCGAGGGCATTCGTGCGCTGGGCGGGGAGGGAGGGGCCGGCGACTTCATCGAGGTGGACCAGGAGAATCGACTTCGCGTGGAGCGTGCCGATGCTCTGGGGCTCGCCGGGGCCGACGCCGTCCTGTTCTCGGGCGACGGAGATCTTGCGAGTGAGCTGGTCGACCACGTCCCCCATGGCGTGCTGGTACTCGACGCGACACCGGCGGCCAGTGCGCGCACTGGCTCGGTTCCGATCGTGCCCGAAGTGAATGCAGATCTGGTCGGGGCGATTGGTGCCTCGGGCCCGTTGGCCCTGGCGTCTCCGGCCACGGTTGGGCTCGCCGTCGCGCTCGCGCCGCTGCACGAAGCGGGCCGGGTGCGCCGGGTCGTGACGACCGTGATGTACCCGGCGTCGACGAACGGGCGAGACGGAGCCCAGAGATTGTCTCGGCAGTCCGTCGCGCTGATGCAGGGTGCGGGACTCGATGAGGAGCTGGACCCGGAGCACTTCGCTTTCAACCTGCGCCCGCAACGGGGTGACTACGATTCGCCCTGGTCCGCCGACGAGCACGTGCTCGCCCGGGAGATCAGTGCGATTTTCGGTGAACCCGCGATCGAGGTCGTGGCGACCGGAGTGCGCGCGCCCGTGTTCTACGGAATCGGGCAGTCGGTCTACGTCGAGACCGAGGAGCCGCTGGATCCCGACGAGGCCGAGCGACTGCTACTTCGCGGGCGGGGGCTTCTCGTCGCGGGCTCGACCCAGGCCGGCGAGCAGGACGAGGGGCGCCCCGAAGACGAGACTCCTATCGAGGCGTTAGACTTGTCGCCCGGACCAATCGAGGTCGCTGGCTCCGACGCCGTGCACGTGGCGCACGTTCGTGCGGATCCACACCGTGACGGTGCACTTGCGTTCTGGCTCTGTCTCGACGACCAGCGCAAGGGAGTCGCGTTGAACGCGGTGGCGACCCTCGAGATCGCTCTGCGCGACGCCCGCGGCTGA
- a CDS encoding ATP-binding cassette domain-containing protein — MLEVEGLGHSYGDTRALDGLTFDVGRGEIFGLLGPNGGGKTTLFRILTTLLNPSDGRARIGGHDVVGDPQAVRRQIGVVFQSPSLDVKLSVHENMVHQGHLHGLHGADLGARINEMLGRVSMTERAADMVETLSGGMRRRVDLAKGLMHQPDLVLLDEPTTGLDPGARRDLWNYVTNARDRDGLSALITTHLMGDAERCDRLLIIDHGKIVALGTPDSLRESVGGDVIVARTPDPATLAAEIGQKLDQSAEVVDDTVRIRRSRGHEFVPLLFETFPGRIEALSVGKPTLEDVFIQHTGHRLWEESDDTEA, encoded by the coding sequence ATCCTCGAAGTCGAGGGCCTCGGCCACTCCTACGGCGACACGCGCGCCCTCGATGGGCTTACGTTCGACGTAGGCCGCGGCGAGATCTTCGGGCTGCTCGGTCCGAACGGCGGCGGCAAGACCACGCTGTTTCGGATCCTGACCACATTGCTAAATCCGAGCGATGGTCGCGCACGGATCGGCGGACACGACGTCGTCGGCGACCCCCAAGCGGTCCGCCGACAGATCGGCGTTGTCTTCCAATCGCCGAGCCTCGACGTGAAGCTCTCGGTCCACGAAAACATGGTCCACCAGGGACATCTCCACGGCCTGCACGGCGCGGACCTCGGTGCCCGGATTAACGAGATGCTCGGCCGGGTCAGCATGACCGAGCGCGCGGCCGACATGGTCGAGACCCTATCCGGCGGCATGCGGCGGCGGGTCGATCTGGCGAAGGGGCTCATGCATCAACCGGACCTGGTCCTGCTCGATGAGCCGACGACCGGCCTCGACCCCGGCGCCCGGCGCGACCTCTGGAACTACGTCACGAATGCCCGCGACCGCGACGGACTCTCGGCCCTGATCACGACCCATCTGATGGGCGATGCGGAGCGTTGCGATCGCCTCCTCATCATCGATCATGGCAAGATCGTCGCGCTCGGAACGCCCGACTCGCTGCGCGAGAGCGTCGGCGGCGATGTCATCGTCGCCCGCACCCCGGACCCCGCGACCCTTGCCGCCGAAATCGGTCAGAAGCTCGACCAGAGTGCCGAGGTGGTCGACGACACCGTTCGGATTCGCCGGTCTCGCGGCCATGAATTCGTACCGCTCCTTTTCGAAACGTTCCCCGGTCGCATCGAAGCACTGAGCGTCGGCAAGCCCACGCTCGAAGATGTGTTCATCCAGCACACCGGACATCGCCTCTGGGAAGAGAGCGACGACACCGAGGCCTGA
- the cyoE gene encoding heme o synthase yields MSRPMERSVAIETPATRALDYVELTKPRITFMVVVTTAAGYLLGASGGGSLGLLLHTIFGTALVASAASALNQWFERDTDGLMERTRNRPLPAGRLEPTSVLIFGVAVGAFGTAYLALFVNTLTAGLGLGTLLLYVLAYTPMKRVSSLCTIVGAVPGALPPVMGWSAARDDLSTGAWVLFAVLFLWQMPHFLAIAWMYRDDYKAGGQPMLPVLDPDGMRTGRQMILYSLALLPVSLLPSVIGLTGPVYFTGAFLLGMAYIAASAFAAVQRTTDSARTLLRVSIVYLPILLGLMAASKVTP; encoded by the coding sequence GTGAGCCGCCCGATGGAGAGGAGCGTCGCCATCGAAACCCCCGCGACACGGGCCCTCGACTACGTCGAACTGACCAAACCGCGGATCACGTTCATGGTGGTCGTGACCACAGCTGCTGGTTATCTGCTCGGCGCGTCCGGCGGAGGGTCGTTGGGACTCCTGCTCCACACCATCTTCGGCACTGCGCTCGTAGCCTCGGCCGCAAGCGCTCTCAATCAGTGGTTCGAGCGCGACACCGACGGCCTGATGGAGCGCACGCGAAACCGGCCGCTTCCCGCGGGTCGGCTCGAACCGACTTCCGTGCTGATCTTCGGGGTCGCCGTCGGCGCGTTCGGCACGGCATACCTCGCACTCTTCGTGAACACGCTCACCGCTGGGCTCGGCCTCGGTACGCTATTACTTTACGTCCTCGCGTACACACCGATGAAGCGTGTCTCGTCCCTCTGCACGATCGTCGGAGCGGTTCCCGGCGCTTTGCCGCCCGTCATGGGTTGGTCCGCTGCACGCGACGATCTCTCCACCGGCGCATGGGTTCTCTTCGCCGTGCTCTTCCTGTGGCAGATGCCACACTTTCTCGCGATCGCCTGGATGTACCGCGACGACTACAAGGCCGGCGGACAGCCGATGTTGCCCGTGCTCGACCCTGATGGGATGCGCACCGGACGCCAGATGATTCTCTACTCGCTGGCCCTTCTTCCGGTGAGCCTGCTACCAAGCGTGATCGGCCTGACGGGGCCCGTGTATTTCACCGGAGCTTTCCTTCTCGGGATGGCCTACATCGCGGCGAGCGCATTCGCCGCCGTGCAACGAACCACGGACTCCGCGCGAACCCTCTTGCGCGTCTCGATCGTCTATCTCCCCATCCTCCTCGGGCTGATGGCAGCCAGCAAGGTAACCCCCTGA
- the leuB gene encoding 3-isopropylmalate dehydrogenase, translating to MTAKIAVFPGDGIGPEVTSEAIACLRTLDEQTGLGLEFEEAIIGGHAIDEYGEALPAQAVELARQADGALLGAVGGPKWDDPNAKVRPEQALLGLRKELELFANLRPVKPVDALVSASTLKEEVVKGVDILVIRELTGGIYFGEPSERRTGAQGREAVDTLFYTEGEIERVVEVAFELAKGRGNKVTSVDKANVLSSSRLWREVAGEVAKKHPDVAFDNLLVDAMAMHLISRPRDFDVIVTENMFGDILTDEAAMLPGSMGLLPSASLGTRRGTRDVRGETRNVNFGLYEPIHGSAPDIAGKGIANPLAMILSSAMMLRTSLGEDEAAVRLEGAVDKVLADGLRTGDLAQPGETALSTSDMGKAVRERLAE from the coding sequence ATGACCGCGAAGATCGCAGTCTTTCCCGGCGACGGCATCGGCCCTGAAGTCACGAGCGAAGCCATCGCCTGCCTACGCACCCTCGACGAGCAGACGGGCCTCGGCCTCGAGTTCGAGGAAGCCATCATCGGCGGTCACGCGATCGACGAATACGGCGAGGCTTTGCCGGCGCAGGCCGTCGAGCTCGCGCGTCAGGCCGACGGCGCCCTTCTCGGGGCCGTCGGCGGTCCGAAGTGGGATGACCCGAACGCGAAGGTTCGGCCGGAGCAGGCGCTTCTCGGTTTACGCAAGGAGCTCGAGCTCTTTGCGAACCTGCGCCCGGTGAAGCCGGTCGACGCGCTGGTTTCGGCCTCGACGCTCAAGGAAGAAGTCGTGAAGGGCGTTGACATCCTCGTCATCCGTGAGCTCACGGGCGGCATCTACTTTGGCGAGCCGAGTGAACGTCGGACGGGTGCACAGGGTCGCGAGGCCGTCGATACGCTCTTCTACACTGAGGGCGAGATCGAGCGCGTGGTGGAGGTTGCGTTCGAGCTCGCGAAGGGGCGGGGCAACAAGGTGACGTCGGTCGACAAGGCGAACGTGCTTTCGAGTTCGCGTTTGTGGCGTGAAGTGGCCGGCGAAGTTGCGAAGAAGCATCCCGACGTCGCGTTCGATAATCTTCTCGTCGACGCGATGGCGATGCATCTCATCTCGCGTCCGCGGGACTTCGACGTGATCGTCACCGAGAACATGTTCGGCGACATCCTCACCGACGAGGCGGCGATGCTTCCGGGCTCGATGGGACTTCTTCCGTCCGCGTCGCTCGGCACGCGACGCGGAACGCGTGACGTTCGGGGAGAGACGCGTAACGTGAACTTCGGTCTCTACGAGCCGATCCACGGTAGTGCGCCCGACATCGCGGGCAAAGGCATCGCGAACCCGCTCGCGATGATCCTCTCGTCCGCGATGATGCTGCGCACGTCGCTCGGAGAGGACGAGGCGGCGGTTCGGTTGGAGGGGGCGGTGGACAAGGTCCTCGCAGATGGACTGCGGACGGGCGATCTCGCTCAGCCGGGCGAGACGGCGCTCTCAACGAGTGACATGGGCAAGGCCGTCCGGGAGCGCCTCGCCGAATGA
- the truA gene encoding tRNA pseudouridine(38-40) synthase TruA, producing MRYRATIAYDGTDFFGWQTQTGNGRTVQETLRDVLRTIVREPLLVLGAGRTDSGVHANGQVIAFDTEVPLRDLDRVVWSANCILPPDIVVRDMELVADDFDPRRDAVCRAYKYRIWNERRPSPTERRTAWHVRFPLDLDAMTEAAQVFVGRHDFASFQGSDRIERPSVRRVGRSEPVRDGPLITYWIEANAYARHMVRNIVGQLVDVGRGRCTVDELRAILDARDRTKAAAPAPPQGLFLEWVRYE from the coding sequence ATGCGGTATCGGGCGACCATTGCCTACGATGGTACCGACTTCTTCGGGTGGCAGACGCAGACCGGGAACGGCCGGACAGTGCAGGAGACCCTGCGGGACGTGCTCCGTACGATCGTTCGTGAACCCCTGCTGGTTCTGGGTGCTGGGCGTACGGATTCGGGAGTGCACGCCAACGGGCAGGTGATCGCGTTCGATACCGAGGTGCCGCTCAGGGATCTAGATCGTGTGGTCTGGTCGGCGAATTGCATCTTGCCGCCCGACATCGTCGTGCGCGACATGGAACTCGTCGCAGACGATTTTGATCCGCGCCGCGACGCAGTGTGCCGCGCGTACAAGTATCGGATCTGGAACGAGCGCCGGCCCTCTCCGACCGAGCGTCGCACGGCGTGGCATGTCCGGTTCCCGCTCGATCTCGACGCGATGACCGAGGCGGCCCAGGTGTTCGTCGGCCGGCATGACTTCGCGAGCTTTCAGGGCTCCGATCGCATCGAACGGCCGAGCGTGCGACGAGTCGGTCGGAGTGAACCCGTCCGTGATGGTCCGCTCATCACTTACTGGATCGAGGCGAACGCCTACGCAAGGCACATGGTTCGGAACATCGTCGGCCAGCTCGTCGATGTCGGGCGGGGGCGTTGTACCGTGGACGAATTGCGTGCGATCCTCGACGCGCGCGATCGAACCAAGGCGGCCGCTCCCGCGCCGCCGCAAGGCCTCTTCCTCGAATGGGTGCGGTACGAATGA
- a CDS encoding 2-isopropylmalate synthase, protein MEHKAENVVQIFDTTLRDGEQSPGATMNVEEKLAIARQLEELGVDVIEAGFAASSEGDFQAISAVAASVTTPVVLSLSRTKEADILRSIEAVSKAKNPGVHIFIATSDIHLKHKLMMSQEQVLEATGWAVALAKKHLDHIEFSAEDASRTGLDYLVEVFNEAVKAGATVLNVPDTTGYAIPEQTKAQFEYLRENVENGQSVRWSTHCHNDLGMAVANSLAAVQGGARQIECTLNGIGERAGNTSLEECVMAIETRQDYFQGIRTNVKTEQIYRASHLLTQVTGITVPINKPIVGDNAFAHEAGIHQDGVLKNALTYEIMEPSTIGRPSNSLVLGKHSGRHAFLDRLKTLGLWYPELDMNEAFVAFKALADKKKNVYDEDLMAIVAQESRRVPKQFELLDLDASVSSTDDPHARLKIRVGESEVEAEAGGDGIVDATYNALAQAVEGLGGKRPALERYVVKAITGGTDAQGDVSCLLRDGDNSAIGRSSHTDIIMASAQAYVAALNKLEYLKAHRPAEERHGP, encoded by the coding sequence ATGGAGCACAAGGCGGAAAACGTAGTCCAGATCTTCGACACGACGTTGCGCGATGGCGAGCAGTCGCCGGGCGCCACGATGAACGTGGAGGAGAAGCTCGCGATCGCCCGCCAGTTGGAGGAGCTGGGGGTCGATGTGATCGAGGCCGGTTTCGCCGCTTCGAGCGAGGGGGACTTCCAGGCCATTTCGGCCGTGGCGGCCTCGGTGACCACCCCGGTGGTTCTGAGCCTGTCGCGCACCAAGGAGGCCGACATCCTCCGCTCGATCGAGGCGGTTTCGAAGGCAAAGAACCCGGGCGTCCACATCTTCATCGCGACTTCGGACATCCACCTGAAACACAAGCTGATGATGAGCCAGGAGCAGGTGCTCGAGGCGACGGGGTGGGCGGTTGCTCTGGCGAAGAAGCACTTGGACCACATCGAGTTCTCGGCTGAGGACGCGTCCCGGACGGGTCTCGACTATCTGGTCGAGGTCTTCAACGAGGCTGTGAAGGCCGGTGCGACCGTCCTGAACGTCCCCGACACGACCGGCTACGCGATCCCCGAGCAGACCAAGGCCCAGTTCGAGTACCTGCGTGAGAATGTGGAGAACGGGCAGTCGGTTCGCTGGAGTACCCACTGCCACAATGACCTGGGCATGGCGGTGGCGAACTCGCTGGCCGCGGTCCAGGGTGGCGCGCGTCAGATCGAGTGCACGTTGAACGGGATCGGTGAGCGTGCGGGCAACACGTCGCTCGAAGAGTGTGTCATGGCGATCGAAACCCGCCAGGACTACTTCCAAGGCATCCGCACCAACGTGAAGACCGAGCAGATCTACCGTGCGAGCCACCTGCTGACGCAGGTGACGGGAATCACGGTGCCGATCAACAAGCCGATCGTCGGCGACAACGCGTTCGCCCACGAGGCGGGGATTCATCAGGACGGCGTTCTGAAGAACGCACTCACCTACGAGATCATGGAGCCGTCGACGATCGGTCGACCGTCGAACAGCCTGGTCTTGGGTAAGCACTCCGGGCGACATGCCTTTCTCGATCGTCTGAAGACGTTGGGCCTGTGGTACCCCGAGCTCGACATGAACGAGGCGTTCGTCGCGTTCAAGGCGCTCGCCGACAAGAAGAAGAACGTCTACGACGAAGACCTGATGGCGATCGTCGCGCAGGAGTCGAGGCGCGTCCCGAAGCAGTTCGAGCTGCTCGACCTCGACGCGTCGGTTTCGAGCACGGACGATCCCCACGCGCGGCTGAAGATTCGCGTCGGCGAGTCTGAGGTCGAGGCCGAGGCGGGAGGCGACGGCATCGTCGACGCGACCTACAACGCCCTCGCGCAAGCCGTCGAGGGGCTCGGCGGGAAGCGGCCTGCGTTGGAACGCTACGTCGTGAAGGCGATCACCGGTGGCACCGACGCGCAGGGCGACGTTTCCTGTTTGCTCCGCGACGGCGACAACAGCGCCATCGGTCGGAGCAGTCACACCGACATCATCATGGCCAGCGCGCAGGCGTACGTCGCCGCACTGAACAAGCTGGAATATCTGAAGGCGCACCGTCCCGCGGAAGAGCGGCACGGGCCCTGA
- a CDS encoding SLC13 family permease yields the protein MPANSGLQKRDRHTTVGRVLGPLVFAVMLGADPFQDVMPTMAWRTAAVGLWMAIWWATEAVPVAVTAFLPLIVFEPLGVASFREAAAPFADPIVYLFLGGFLLALAVERWNLHRRVALAILERIGTDGRRLIGGFMLACALLSMWMTNTSTTMMLLPIVLSVIAVVRDGASGVGEEDRENFAVAMLLGIAYAASIGGLATLIGTPPNAFLVGYLADTYGYEISFARWMMIGIPVSALMLPFAWWLLTSILFPVRIGENRAIEAHLHALRDEMGAVTTQEKRVGLVFLSVIACWILRRPLSSGLGWMGLSDAGIAMTGAVALFLLPSGDRAQPQLLVWKDAARLPWGVLILFGGGLSLAKTVSKTGLALWLGESLSPLGAWGPLVLVIAAVTLMVFLTELTSNLATAATLLPVLGAIAVQSSVSPILLAVPVTIAASCAFMLPVATPPNAIVFSTGNVRIPQMVRAGFWLNLIGIAIVTAICHIIAPALLGGDVG from the coding sequence TTGCCTGCGAACTCCGGCCTGCAGAAACGCGATCGGCACACGACGGTAGGTCGTGTTCTCGGCCCACTGGTGTTCGCCGTGATGCTCGGCGCGGATCCGTTTCAGGACGTCATGCCGACGATGGCGTGGCGGACGGCGGCGGTCGGGCTGTGGATGGCGATCTGGTGGGCGACCGAGGCCGTGCCGGTCGCGGTGACGGCCTTCCTCCCTTTGATCGTTTTCGAGCCGTTGGGCGTTGCGAGCTTTCGGGAAGCGGCTGCGCCGTTCGCCGACCCGATCGTCTACCTGTTCCTCGGAGGTTTCTTGCTGGCACTGGCGGTCGAGCGGTGGAATCTACACCGCCGGGTCGCCCTCGCGATCCTGGAACGGATTGGAACAGATGGTCGACGTCTCATCGGCGGTTTCATGCTGGCGTGTGCTCTCTTGAGCATGTGGATGACCAACACGTCTACGACGATGATGCTGCTGCCGATCGTCTTGTCGGTCATCGCCGTGGTTCGGGACGGTGCGAGCGGCGTCGGCGAGGAGGATCGCGAGAACTTCGCCGTCGCAATGCTGCTCGGGATCGCGTACGCGGCGAGCATCGGCGGGCTCGCGACGCTGATCGGGACACCGCCCAACGCGTTCCTCGTCGGCTATCTTGCGGACACGTACGGTTATGAGATCAGCTTCGCCCGCTGGATGATGATTGGAATCCCGGTGAGCGCGCTGATGCTGCCGTTCGCCTGGTGGCTCCTGACGAGCATTCTCTTTCCGGTACGGATCGGGGAGAACCGCGCCATCGAGGCACATCTGCACGCGCTTCGGGACGAGATGGGCGCCGTGACGACGCAGGAGAAGCGGGTCGGCCTCGTCTTCCTCTCGGTGATCGCGTGCTGGATCCTCCGCCGACCGCTTTCGAGCGGCTTGGGGTGGATGGGCCTCTCGGATGCGGGCATTGCGATGACGGGGGCCGTCGCGCTGTTCCTCTTGCCGAGTGGGGACCGAGCGCAGCCGCAGCTCCTGGTCTGGAAGGATGCCGCACGGCTGCCCTGGGGAGTTCTCATCCTGTTCGGCGGCGGCCTGAGCCTCGCGAAGACCGTCTCGAAAACGGGCCTCGCGCTGTGGCTCGGCGAGAGTCTCTCACCGCTCGGCGCGTGGGGTCCGCTCGTTTTGGTGATCGCGGCTGTCACGCTGATGGTCTTTCTGACGGAACTCACGAGCAACCTCGCGACCGCCGCGACGTTGCTCCCGGTCCTCGGCGCCATCGCAGTTCAATCGAGCGTTTCCCCGATCCTGCTCGCCGTCCCCGTCACGATCGCCGCGAGTTGCGCCTTCATGCTCCCCGTCGCAACCCCACCCAACGCCATCGTCTTCTCCACCGGCAACGTCCGAATCCCTCAGATGGTCCGCGCTGGCTTCTGGCTCAACCTAATCGGCATCGCCATCGTAACCGCAATCTGCCACATCATCGCGCCCGCTCTTCTAGGGGGGGACGTTGGTTAG
- a CDS encoding carboxypeptidase regulatory-like domain-containing protein, whose product MNGKSYWRIGALAILAAAVAMPSVASAEGTVSGKVAFDGTAPKRKKLRMDADPVCAASHDEPVLAEEVVVGDDGGLQNVFIFVKEGLPEKDYPAPSDPVVIDQNGCHYEPHVIGVQVGQPLQILNSDKTLHNVHGMPKTNAGFNFAMPKFVKKKDHQFDSVETMVAVKCDVHPWMSSYIGVLPHPFFAVTGPDGTFEIDGLPAGDYTIEAWQEKLGTQEAKVNVAADGTTTVDFTFKES is encoded by the coding sequence ATGAACGGGAAGTCGTATTGGCGCATTGGCGCCCTGGCAATCTTGGCTGCCGCGGTGGCCATGCCGTCGGTCGCATCGGCCGAAGGGACGGTCTCCGGCAAGGTCGCCTTTGATGGCACCGCGCCCAAGCGCAAGAAGCTCCGGATGGACGCCGACCCGGTCTGCGCCGCCTCGCACGACGAGCCGGTTCTCGCCGAGGAAGTCGTCGTCGGCGACGATGGCGGCCTGCAGAACGTCTTCATCTTCGTGAAGGAAGGTCTCCCCGAGAAGGATTACCCGGCACCGAGCGATCCGGTCGTCATCGACCAGAACGGTTGCCACTACGAGCCGCACGTCATCGGTGTGCAGGTCGGCCAGCCGCTGCAGATCCTCAACAGCGACAAGACCCTGCACAACGTGCACGGCATGCCCAAGACGAACGCCGGCTTCAACTTCGCGATGCCGAAGTTCGTGAAGAAGAAGGACCACCAGTTCGACTCGGTCGAGACGATGGTCGCCGTGAAGTGTGACGTCCACCCGTGGATGAGCAGCTACATCGGCGTCCTCCCCCACCCGTTCTTCGCGGTGACGGGTCCCGACGGCACGTTCGAGATCGACGGCCTCCCGGCCGGCGACTACACGATCGAAGCCTGGCAGGAGAAGCTCGGCACGCAGGAGGCCAAGGTCAACGTCGCAGCCGACGGCACGACGACCGTCGACTTCACCTTCAAGGAGTCCTGA